From one Conexibacter woesei Iso977N genomic stretch:
- a CDS encoding amidohydrolase family protein, producing the protein MVATDVHQHLWPEGFVSALSNRAAAPSVRRAEDGRGWVIAVPGEPDSPFGPATHDPDVRAASLRATGLDRALLCNSTPLGIEALPEDEARPLLDAWHDGVFAAGDAFGVWGALPVHGATPGDVHALLDRGAVGVSIPAALLASPDAVDAAGPVLAALEQRGAPAFVHPGPIDHTNNSDGDAGRGSSWWPALTTYVSDVHLAWHAFLGWGRPAHPDLRICFAMLAGLAPLHAERLALRGGPADAINDPNIFYDTSSYGPRAIAAFAGVVGIDQLVTGSDRPVVDPPLRPPLGPAAAELMSTTNVQRLLGESPRKVVSNLDEPGGESHGRSTP; encoded by the coding sequence ATGGTCGCAACCGACGTGCACCAGCACCTCTGGCCGGAGGGCTTCGTGAGCGCGCTGTCCAACCGCGCCGCCGCCCCCTCGGTCCGCCGCGCGGAGGACGGGCGCGGCTGGGTGATCGCCGTCCCCGGCGAGCCGGACTCGCCGTTCGGGCCCGCCACGCACGACCCGGACGTGCGCGCGGCGTCGCTGCGCGCGACCGGCCTGGACCGCGCGCTGCTGTGCAACTCGACCCCGCTCGGGATCGAGGCGCTGCCCGAGGACGAGGCCCGCCCGCTGCTCGACGCCTGGCACGACGGCGTGTTCGCCGCGGGCGACGCGTTCGGCGTCTGGGGCGCGCTGCCGGTCCACGGGGCGACCCCGGGCGACGTCCACGCGCTGCTCGACCGCGGCGCGGTCGGCGTGTCGATCCCGGCGGCGCTGCTCGCCTCGCCGGACGCGGTCGACGCGGCGGGGCCGGTGCTCGCCGCGCTGGAGCAGCGCGGCGCGCCCGCGTTCGTGCACCCCGGACCGATCGACCACACCAACAACTCAGACGGCGACGCCGGCCGCGGCTCCTCCTGGTGGCCCGCGCTGACGACCTACGTCAGCGACGTCCACCTCGCGTGGCACGCGTTCCTGGGCTGGGGCCGTCCTGCTCACCCGGACCTCCGGATCTGCTTCGCGATGCTCGCCGGCCTGGCGCCGCTGCACGCCGAGCGCCTCGCGCTGCGCGGCGGCCCGGCCGACGCGATCAACGACCCCAACATCTTCTACGACACGTCGTCCTACGGCCCGCGCGCGATCGCGGCCTTCGCCGGCGTCGTCGGGATCGACCAGCTCGTGACGGGCTCTGACCGCCCGGTCGTCGATCCGCCTCTCCGCCCGCCGCTCGGTCCCGCGGCCGCGGAGCTCATGTCCACCACCAACGTGCAGCGGTTGCTGGGCGAATCGCCGAGGAAGGTTGTCTCCAACCTCGACGAGCCCGGTGGCGAATCGCACGGGAGAAGCACGCCATGA
- a CDS encoding glycosyltransferase family 4 protein, which translates to MPFRVLVVSWEYPPIVEGGLARAVRKLSEALVADEDVEVHVLTRAGEHGPLDEIRHGVHVHRVREPHYPTELNEFVRWVGRMNHDLLERGRALTDELDFDLVHGHDWLVAVAAKRLADANRIPFVATVHATEHGRHQGWVHKPPQSDIHRTERWMVHVADQVLVCSHYMRGHVSDVFGIDEDRVVVAPNGIDPSDLQPIQDLKTLRAQFAKPQEQLVLLVGRLVYEKGFQHALEAFAGPDGVIARVGNVRFLVAGSGTHEWELKDQARRLDLLDHGTFMGWIGDDVLHSLYRIADLTVVPSIYEPFGLVALEAMASGCPCIVADTGGLREVVPERVGMRFNAKDPKSLGTLVERVLTDDALRDRLVAEASEHVLRFDWTDVARQTHAAYRGLVAQRERSTASS; encoded by the coding sequence GTGCCGTTCCGCGTCCTCGTCGTCTCCTGGGAGTACCCGCCGATCGTCGAAGGTGGCCTCGCGCGTGCTGTGCGCAAGCTCAGCGAGGCGCTGGTCGCCGACGAGGACGTCGAGGTCCACGTCCTCACGCGCGCCGGCGAGCATGGGCCGCTGGACGAGATCCGGCATGGCGTGCACGTCCACCGCGTCCGCGAGCCGCACTACCCGACCGAGCTGAACGAGTTCGTCCGCTGGGTCGGGCGCATGAACCACGACCTCCTGGAACGCGGCCGCGCGCTCACGGACGAGCTCGACTTCGACCTCGTCCACGGCCACGACTGGCTCGTCGCGGTCGCCGCCAAGCGCCTCGCGGACGCCAACCGGATCCCGTTCGTCGCGACCGTCCACGCCACCGAGCACGGCCGCCACCAGGGCTGGGTCCACAAGCCGCCGCAGTCCGACATCCACCGCACCGAGCGCTGGATGGTCCACGTCGCCGACCAGGTCCTGGTCTGCTCGCACTACATGCGCGGCCACGTCTCCGACGTCTTCGGCATCGACGAGGACCGCGTCGTCGTCGCGCCCAACGGGATCGACCCGTCGGACCTCCAGCCGATCCAGGACCTCAAGACCCTCCGCGCGCAGTTCGCGAAACCGCAAGAGCAGCTCGTCCTCCTCGTCGGCCGCCTCGTCTACGAGAAGGGCTTCCAGCACGCGCTCGAGGCGTTCGCCGGCCCGGACGGCGTCATCGCCCGTGTCGGCAACGTCCGCTTCCTCGTCGCGGGCTCGGGCACCCACGAGTGGGAGCTCAAGGACCAGGCCCGCCGCCTCGACCTGCTCGACCACGGCACGTTCATGGGCTGGATCGGCGACGACGTCCTCCACAGCCTCTACCGGATCGCCGACCTCACGGTGGTCCCGTCGATCTACGAGCCCTTCGGCCTTGTCGCGCTCGAGGCGATGGCCTCCGGCTGCCCCTGCATCGTCGCCGACACCGGCGGGCTGCGCGAGGTCGTCCCGGAGCGCGTCGGGATGCGCTTCAACGCCAAGGACCCCAAGTCGCTCGGCACGCTCGTCGAGCGCGTCCTGACCGACGATGCGCTGCGCGACCGCCTCGTCGCCGAGGCCTCCGAGCACGTCCTGCGCTTCGACTGGACCGACGTCGCCCGCCAGACCCACGCGGCCTACCGCGGGCTGGTCGCGCAGCGCGAGCGCTCTACCGCGTCGTCTTGA
- a CDS encoding lysyl oxidase family protein produces MPVRRRLVLAAALAATAALAPIGARAQTDAPPANTPVETGDTNPCNDPVLQLKCPDLRMAPPTDLHVVRVGKVVRLEATNRIVNVGQGPLELRARHTGRPGTTSYDFAPATQVIRSKAGRAVFFPLAGWVYWKAIPGQGHYWKYWRAARFELWTLNPDGTRARLQRTGPKLSYCFRDLKRVRTFKRSPKRRIFPACSQDFGRREMRLGVSPGWADIYPSTYHENWISITHLRGCFAFVHRADPLGDIVESREDNNIGQRVIQLPPRHGSVAPRSCPSAR; encoded by the coding sequence ATGCCGGTCCGCCGTCGCCTGGTCCTCGCCGCCGCCCTCGCGGCCACCGCCGCCCTCGCGCCGATCGGCGCCCGCGCCCAGACCGATGCGCCGCCCGCCAACACGCCCGTCGAGACCGGCGACACCAACCCGTGCAACGACCCGGTCCTGCAGCTCAAGTGCCCGGACCTGCGGATGGCGCCGCCGACCGACCTGCACGTCGTGAGGGTCGGCAAGGTGGTTCGGCTGGAGGCGACCAACCGGATCGTCAACGTCGGCCAGGGCCCGCTCGAGCTGCGCGCCAGGCACACGGGCAGGCCGGGCACGACGTCCTACGACTTCGCGCCCGCCACGCAGGTGATCCGCTCCAAGGCCGGCAGGGCCGTCTTCTTCCCGCTCGCCGGCTGGGTCTACTGGAAGGCGATCCCCGGCCAGGGCCACTACTGGAAGTACTGGCGCGCGGCCCGCTTCGAGCTCTGGACCCTCAACCCCGACGGCACGCGCGCCAGGCTCCAGCGCACCGGCCCGAAGCTCAGCTACTGCTTCCGCGACCTCAAGCGCGTCCGGACCTTCAAGCGCTCGCCGAAGCGCCGCATCTTCCCCGCCTGCAGCCAGGACTTCGGCCGCAGGGAGATGCGCCTCGGCGTGTCCCCCGGCTGGGCCGACATCTACCCCTCGACCTACCACGAGAACTGGATCTCGATCACGCACCTGAGGGGCTGCTTCGCCTTCGTCCACCGCGCCGACCCGCTCGGCGACATCGTCGAGTCCCGCGAGGACAACAACATCGGCCAGCGCGTCATCCAGCTCCCGCCGCGCCACGGCAGCGTCGCGCCGCGCAGTTGCCCCTCAGCCCGGTAA
- a CDS encoding S1 family peptidase, translated as MMRRVRRSVLLALVALCAALFALPAATNAAAKEQPPKAHASVVGGTAAGATDVPWQALVLIWPDPNSNSAYLCGGSILDATHVLTAAHCVTDESPPYAVARAETIDVYVGLKSLSARGTLPAPAQLLSVTQTPAVDPDWGPASINLRGDAAVLTVDPMTLTPGGVEAIPLAPVGFTPVTGSNLLLSGWGTTRARPACDSTVTDCTNHDTTPNQLQVNGHVPASSVCANYGRKFDASTQVCAGDAGNDACQGDSGGPLTQQIGGTWSLVGIVSWGYGCASSAAYPGVYTRVAAAPVASFIAAAQAGTATNAQPVTTSPAPTQTSSTPAQQTVTPTTTVTAPPLPPAVDTAAPTSRVADAHCSRRGVCTLTVQVWDAAPSSGIKRLTASVRTTYRGTCKAPGGRRIKCTKNRTARLYPGVAPSSTGGVFTYKISTGVLHKGRQTFTIVATDRAGHRQARPTTVVKTTR; from the coding sequence ATGATGCGCCGTGTTCGCCGTTCCGTCCTGCTCGCCCTCGTAGCCCTCTGCGCCGCCCTCTTCGCCCTCCCGGCAGCGACGAACGCCGCGGCGAAGGAGCAGCCGCCCAAGGCTCACGCCAGCGTCGTCGGCGGCACCGCCGCGGGCGCGACCGACGTGCCGTGGCAGGCGCTGGTCCTGATCTGGCCCGATCCGAACTCGAACTCGGCCTACCTCTGCGGCGGCTCGATCCTGGACGCCACGCACGTCCTCACCGCCGCGCACTGCGTCACCGACGAGAGCCCGCCCTACGCGGTCGCGAGGGCGGAGACGATCGACGTCTACGTCGGCCTGAAGTCGCTCAGCGCCCGCGGGACGCTGCCCGCGCCCGCCCAGCTGCTGAGCGTCACGCAGACGCCGGCCGTCGACCCCGACTGGGGCCCGGCGAGCATCAACCTGCGCGGCGACGCGGCGGTCCTGACGGTCGACCCGATGACGCTGACGCCCGGGGGCGTCGAGGCGATCCCGCTCGCGCCGGTCGGCTTCACGCCCGTCACCGGCAGCAACCTGCTGCTCAGCGGCTGGGGCACGACGAGGGCGCGCCCGGCGTGCGACTCGACCGTCACCGACTGCACCAACCACGACACGACGCCCAACCAGCTGCAGGTCAACGGGCACGTCCCGGCCAGCTCGGTGTGCGCCAACTACGGCAGGAAGTTCGACGCGAGCACGCAGGTCTGTGCCGGCGACGCCGGCAACGACGCCTGCCAGGGCGACTCCGGCGGGCCGCTGACCCAGCAGATCGGCGGGACGTGGTCGCTGGTCGGCATCGTCTCGTGGGGCTACGGCTGCGCGTCGTCGGCCGCCTACCCGGGCGTCTACACGCGCGTGGCCGCAGCCCCGGTCGCGTCGTTCATCGCCGCGGCGCAGGCCGGGACGGCCACCAACGCCCAGCCGGTGACGACCAGCCCGGCGCCCACGCAGACATCGTCCACGCCGGCCCAGCAGACCGTCACGCCGACGACGACGGTCACGGCGCCGCCGCTGCCGCCCGCGGTCGACACCGCGGCGCCGACCAGCAGGGTCGCCGACGCGCACTGCTCGCGACGCGGCGTGTGCACGCTCACCGTCCAGGTCTGGGACGCGGCGCCGAGCAGCGGCATCAAGCGGCTGACCGCCTCGGTCAGGACCACCTACCGCGGGACCTGCAAGGCGCCGGGCGGCCGCAGGATCAAGTGCACCAAGAACAGGACCGCGAGGCTGTACCCGGGCGTCGCGCCGTCGTCGACCGGCGGCGTGTTCACCTACAAGATCTCGACGGGCGTGCTGCACAAGGGCAGGCAGACGTTCACGATCGTCGCGACCGACAGGGCCGGCCACAGGCAGGCCCGGCCGACGACGGTCGTCAAGACGACGCGGTAG
- a CDS encoding LysR family transcriptional regulator produces MPLDVKRLRVLRELAERGTVAATAAALSFTPSAVSQQLSALEREAGVVLLEREGRRLALTDAGRVLVAHADTVLAQLERAEADLHAASTEVSGTLNVAAFSSFARSLLPQAAAAMLRHQHLQLHVRDAEPQDSIPLLRLGELDVVIAQRFPYVPRDFGPAFHVVELFDDALHLATGPGHHDAPARFGALADRPWVAGHPGTSCHEVVIHACHAAGHEPRIVGFSNDFAVVAALVAQGVGLALIPEIAHDQAPPEVTLRPLDPPLSRQVLAVVRAGAEERPAVAAFLAELRAVAAGRPD; encoded by the coding sequence ATGCCGTTGGACGTCAAACGCCTCCGGGTGCTGCGCGAGCTGGCCGAGCGCGGGACCGTCGCCGCCACCGCGGCGGCGCTGTCGTTCACGCCCTCGGCGGTCTCGCAGCAGCTGTCGGCACTGGAGCGCGAGGCGGGCGTCGTCCTGCTGGAGCGGGAGGGACGGCGCTTGGCGCTGACCGACGCCGGCCGTGTGCTCGTCGCCCACGCCGACACGGTCCTGGCCCAGCTGGAGCGCGCCGAGGCCGACCTGCACGCCGCGTCCACCGAGGTCTCCGGCACGCTCAACGTCGCCGCGTTCTCCTCGTTCGCGCGCTCGCTGCTGCCTCAGGCGGCGGCCGCGATGCTCCGCCACCAACACCTACAACTGCACGTCCGCGACGCCGAGCCGCAGGACTCGATCCCGCTGCTGCGCCTCGGCGAGCTGGATGTCGTGATCGCCCAGCGCTTCCCGTATGTCCCGCGCGACTTCGGCCCGGCGTTCCACGTCGTGGAGCTGTTCGACGACGCGCTGCACCTCGCCACCGGCCCCGGCCACCACGACGCGCCCGCGCGCTTCGGCGCGCTCGCCGACCGCCCGTGGGTCGCCGGCCACCCGGGGACGTCGTGCCACGAGGTCGTCATCCACGCCTGCCACGCCGCCGGTCACGAACCGCGGATCGTGGGGTTCTCGAACGACTTCGCGGTCGTCGCGGCGCTCGTCGCGCAAGGTGTAGGCCTTGCGCTGATCCCGGAGATCGCCCACGACCAGGCGCCGCCGGAGGTCACGCTGCGCCCGCTCGACCCGCCGCTCTCCCGGCAGGTGCTGGCGGTCGTCCGGGCGGGCGCCGAGGAGCGGCCTGCGGTCGCCGCGTTCCTCGCCGAGCTGCGCGCGGTCGCGGCCGGCCGCCCGGACTAG
- a CDS encoding NAD(P)/FAD-dependent oxidoreductase, giving the protein MADREVDFLLIGGGIAAATCAQTLRAESATGSVLLVARELDPPYHRPPITKGYLGGTETKDDGLIELPDDVEVLTRTSVMALDVAARTATLSNRDVITYRNALLATGAMVRRLQIDGVHLDGIHYLRAHGNADSLIEDAEEVAQIVCVGGSYIGSESAATLTTLGKSVTVVLQEEQPMERAFGLQVGGWVRGVLEAHGIEVIGDAEVERFEGDGDRVARVVLAGGRELEAELVVAGVGVTPDVMLAKKAGLEIGERGGVRADAQLRAHGADGLWVAGDIAEYDSVVHGGAVIRVEHEEHAAAQGRTVARNMLGAGADHDEVPYFFSDLADWASFEYVGPALAWDDEVIEGDMAEGEFTVWYVAGGKVVAMLSAGGHGDIDRGKRLIVEGGAPPAND; this is encoded by the coding sequence ATGGCCGATCGCGAAGTCGACTTCCTGCTGATCGGTGGCGGCATCGCCGCCGCCACCTGCGCCCAGACGCTGCGGGCGGAGAGCGCGACCGGCTCGGTCCTGCTCGTCGCGCGCGAGCTCGACCCGCCGTACCACCGGCCGCCGATCACCAAGGGCTACCTCGGCGGGACCGAGACCAAGGACGATGGGTTGATCGAGCTTCCCGATGACGTCGAGGTCCTGACCCGGACCTCCGTCATGGCGCTCGACGTCGCGGCCAGGACCGCGACGCTCTCCAACAGGGACGTCATCACCTATAGGAACGCGCTGCTGGCGACGGGCGCGATGGTCCGGCGGCTGCAGATCGACGGCGTCCACCTCGACGGCATCCACTACCTGCGTGCGCACGGCAACGCGGACTCGCTGATCGAGGACGCCGAGGAGGTCGCGCAGATCGTCTGCGTCGGCGGGTCCTACATCGGCTCCGAGAGCGCGGCGACGCTGACGACGCTGGGCAAGAGCGTCACGGTCGTCCTCCAGGAGGAGCAGCCGATGGAGCGCGCCTTCGGCCTCCAGGTCGGCGGCTGGGTCCGGGGCGTCCTGGAGGCCCACGGGATCGAGGTGATCGGCGACGCCGAGGTCGAGCGCTTCGAGGGCGACGGCGACCGCGTGGCGCGCGTCGTCCTGGCCGGCGGCCGGGAGCTCGAGGCCGAGCTGGTCGTCGCGGGCGTCGGCGTGACGCCGGACGTGATGCTGGCCAAGAAGGCCGGCCTGGAGATCGGCGAGCGCGGTGGCGTCCGGGCCGACGCGCAGCTGCGCGCGCACGGCGCCGACGGGCTCTGGGTCGCGGGCGACATCGCCGAGTACGACAGCGTCGTCCACGGCGGCGCGGTGATCCGGGTCGAGCACGAGGAGCACGCCGCCGCGCAGGGACGGACGGTCGCGAGGAACATGCTCGGGGCCGGCGCCGACCACGACGAGGTGCCCTACTTCTTCAGCGACCTCGCCGACTGGGCGTCGTTCGAGTACGTCGGCCCGGCGCTGGCCTGGGACGACGAGGTCATCGAGGGCGACATGGCCGAGGGCGAGTTCACCGTCTGGTACGTCGCCGGCGGGAAGGTCGTCGCGATGCTGTCAGCAGGCGGCCACGGCGACATCGACCGCGGCAAGCGGCTGATCGTGGAAGGCGGCGCGCCGCCCGCGAACGACTAG
- a CDS encoding cysteine dioxygenase: MIRRPHHDQDLSRAELELAAVDLLSRPEEWREHVYHDPSGARTYHQLCLDDHLEAWLICWNDGNDTGFHDHDLSHGAVGVAAGRVREETLALGGDPVVREVGAGSVFSFDATDIHRVLHIGDEAAVTLHLYSPPLRRMGAYEVLEDGRLARRSISAEQELGAEAAAV; the protein is encoded by the coding sequence ATGATCCGTCGCCCCCACCACGATCAAGACCTGTCGCGCGCCGAGCTGGAGCTGGCCGCGGTGGACCTGCTGTCGCGCCCCGAGGAGTGGCGCGAGCACGTCTACCACGACCCGTCCGGCGCGCGCACGTATCACCAGCTCTGCCTCGACGACCACCTCGAGGCGTGGCTGATCTGCTGGAACGACGGCAACGACACGGGCTTCCACGACCACGACCTCAGCCACGGCGCCGTCGGCGTCGCCGCGGGCCGCGTGCGCGAGGAGACGCTGGCGCTCGGCGGCGACCCGGTCGTCCGCGAGGTCGGCGCGGGCAGCGTGTTCTCCTTCGACGCGACGGACATCCACCGCGTCCTGCACATCGGCGACGAGGCGGCCGTGACGCTGCACCTCTACTCGCCGCCGCTGCGGCGGATGGGCGCCTACGAGGTCCTGGAGGACGGGCGCCTGGCGCGCCGCTCGATCAGCGCCGAGCAGGAGCTGGGCGCGGAGGCGGCGGCGGTCTAG